From Arachis stenosperma cultivar V10309 chromosome 2, arast.V10309.gnm1.PFL2, whole genome shotgun sequence, one genomic window encodes:
- the LOC130963353 gene encoding uncharacterized protein LOC130963353 → MAQFAELTSVTQQFDGKVVLMGDFNAISNQLEKEGGGAKSPSSIETFNSFIDDNSLIDIGMVGRPFTWSNRRRGDELIQERLDRFLVGVDWQQLYPNATVLRLSESGSDHAPLLLDSNTRTERSKRRFKFQERWCSNNEIRQIVREVWHEQIDGLAMYILAQKIKRCRHKIVKWQQEHRSNSKVEIDLLQSELEELRLAGIHGGDIISEIEDKLEKALQNEESYWKDKSRVKWLKSGDQNTTFFHQKFRNRTRRNRIWQLTGNDGEVATSNAGIASVAESYFKDIFFSTCHENPEPLFTDFEPKVTAHMNRRLQRPVTMEEVKRATFSIHPQSAPGDDVKSFFSGGRILKGFNHTQICLIPKISDAKDMTQNKKRGLENEMALKLDMSKAYDRVEWHFLWFILEKFDFDSRWIMWIQELVTTVSYSVIMEGQPYGFFKPNREGLSFLLHKAEQNRLIQGLQIHRRCPKVNHLVFADDSILFCKANPEACSNILYLLNSYESISGQRDKYLGLPSTVSKSKKASFSMIKEKVRKRIQGWKRNLLSSGGRHVLLKAVEEAIPIYTLSCFKLPDGLISEIHSLLSQLWWGQKEIGVLPSWRWRSLLEGRKIVEKGLNWAVGTGENIRNFEDPWLPPPYPLMISDMPNRQAISELFPRVKDLITEDRN, encoded by the exons ATGGCTCAATTTGCTGAATTAACTTCAGTCACCCAACAGTTTGATGGTAAGGTTGTGTTAATGGGGGATTTTAATGCCATTTCTAATCAATTGGAGAAAGAAGGTGGGGGTGCTAAATCTCCTTCTTCTATTGAAACCTTTAATAGTTTTATTGATGATAATTCCCTGATTGATATTGGTATGGTCGGAAGACCATTCACTTGGTCAAATAGACGGAGGGGTGATGAGTTGATACAGGAAAGACTGGACCGATTCCTGGTAGGAGTTGATTGGCAGCAACTCTATCCCAATGCAACGGTTCTTAGACTGTCAGAATCAGGCTCGGATCATGCCCCTCTTCTCCTAGACTCTAATACGAGAACTGAGAGATCTAAACGCCGATTCAAATTCCAAGAAAGATGGTGTTCCAATAATGAAATAAGGCAGATTGTTAGAGAGGTTTGGCATGAACAGATTGATGGTTTAGCCATGTATATCCTAGCTCAAAAAATAAAGCGTTGTCGGCATAAGATTGTCAAATGGCAGCAAGAACACAGATCTAATTCGAAGGTGGAGATTGATTTACTACAGTCGGAATTAGAGGAACTTCGTTTAGCAGGAATTCATGGAGGCGACATCATTTCAGAAATAGAGGACAAACTTGAAAAAGCATTGCAAAATGAGGAATCTTATTGGAAAGATAAGTCTAGAGTCAAATGGCTCAAATCTGGTGATCAGAATACAACTttcttccatcagaaatttagAAATCGAACCCGAAGGAATAGAATTTGGCAACTAACTGGCAATGATGGTGAAGTGGCTACTTCAAATGCTGGTATTGCTTCTGTGGCTGAATCTTATTTCAAGGACATCTTTTTCTCCACTTGTCATGAGAACCCTGAACCTCTGTTTACTGATTTTGAACCTAAGGTTACAGCTCACATGAACCGTAGGCTTCAAAGACCAGTGACTATGGAGGAAGTGAAACGCGCAACATTTAGCATTCATCCTCAAAGTGCTCCAGGAGATGATG TTAAGAGCTTCTTTTCTGGGGGCAGAATCTTGAAGGGTTTTAACCACACTCAGATCTGTCTTATTCCCAAGATTTCTGATGCTAAAGATATGACTCAG AACAAAAAAAGGGGTCTCGAAAATGAAATGGCGCTAAAATTAGATATGAGTAAGGCATATGATAGGGTGGAATGGCACTTTCTTTGGTTTATATTGGAGAAGTTTGATTTTGACTCTCGATGGATCATGTGGATTCAAGAATTAGTGACAACTGTTTCTTATTCTGTTATTATGGAAGGACAACCTTATGGTTTCTTCAAACCAAATAGAG AAGGTCTCTCCTTCTTGCTACACAAGGCAGAACAAAACAGACTAATTCAGGGTCTTCAGATACATAGGCGATGTCCCAAGGTCAACCACCTCGTATTTGCTGATGATTCTATTTTATTCTGTAAGGCTAATCCTGAAGCATGTTCAAATATCCTGTATTTATTGAATTCTTATGAAAGCATCAGTGGCCAGAGG GATAAATACCTTGGTTTACCTTCTACAGTCTCTAAATCGAAAAAGGCTTCTTTTAGTATGATCAAAGAAAAGGTTCGGAAAAGAATCCAAGGGTGGAAGCGCAATCTTCTTTCGTCAGGTGGTAGACACGTATTGCTTAAGGCAGTGGAAGAAGCTATTCCTATTTATACATTGTCTTGCTTCAAGTTGCCTGATGGTTTAATTTCGGAAATTCACTCTCTACTTTCTCAGTTATGGTGGGGACAAAAAG AAATTGGAGTCTTACCTTCTTGGAGATGGAGGAGCTTACTGGAAGGCCGAAAGATTGTTGAAAAAGGTCTTAATTGGGCTGTGGGTACTGGTGAGAATATCCGAAACTTTGAGGATCCTTGGCTGCCTCCTCCGTATCCTTTAATGATTTCTGACATGCCAAATAGACAGGCTATTTCTGAGTTGTTTCCAAGAGTTAAAGATCTAATTACTGAAGATAGAAATTGA